The genomic DNA TTCTTACAACTCCGCGGAAACACCTCACTTTTCTTGCGCATTACTCATCCTGTGGCTCCTCCTTGTACATTACGTAAAACGCTGCTCTTTTTATCAGAGCAGAGAAGCATGATCACAAAGGTAGACAAGACCAGAAAATGGGAGGCCTACTGGCCGCACGCTATTGTTTGTTGAGGTGCCATGGCAATGACGAAACCAGCCGGGGACGGGTGTGACAGCAGGGAGAAGCCGCGGAAGCAATGGCAATGGCGCCTGAAAGGGGATGGTGTTCGCCGCTAGACGGAAATAGTAAATAGATGGGTGCTCTATTTTATCCAGTAAAGGGTGCCGCTAATGGACGAGCACCAGTTAGTTGTTTTCCAGAAGTCAAAACTGTATACCGCTTGTCCCACTGTAGTATATAAAGGCTCCGGTGGATACCCCAACTAAACGAGAGTCTGTAGTAGACGCTCCCGGATCTACTAGTTCAAAATTTACGGCTCTGATAAGAGGTACGAAAagcagtttttcttcttctgctttctAATTTACTAAAAATTACGTAATAACGTTTTTCTAGATGGGTTTGTATTCGCAAGTCCTCGATAGCTCCAGGGGAATGCTTCTCAATAATAATTCAAATGGCTCCTCCACGGACGGAGTCTCCAGAGGGGATGTACTGTGCGGTGAGCACCATTCTTTCGACAAGGGACTTTTCAAGACAACCATACGAGCCTTCAGCTACAGCATCAAGCTGGGGCTGAGAGGCAACCCTGAGCCCAAAGAAACGGtctccatttttcaaagcgAAGACAGCCCATGCGAATACGAGTACTATGCGGTTTGCATGGCGTTTTCTTGGTTCATATTCGGTCTCTTTATAGCTTGCTTACTGCTTTCTATTACATTGCTACTGACTGCACGATATCATGGCGGCAATAATAGCAGCAGCGGAATAGAATCAGAAGCACCTCTAGCCAATATCAACGACGAGGAAAAGCAGCAGCAGTTCTCCGATATAGCCTGATAAGCAACATTGCCGCCCAGtacaagaaagaggaagacaCTACGCACCCTATCTAAAATAGCTCACGTATATACGGAGACCGATCCGGTCTACTAATTGACGAATTGATGATCTTCACCGTACTATGGTTACTCACTTGCATAGCATTTATAGCACTCCAGCTTTCACACCTTGCATTATTATCCACTAGAGCATTACCCGTTGCGCTGTCGCCGGGCTTCCCCCTGATTGGTCCGCTCCCCGCTAACCCGTGCCGGAGCTGgtttttcgtctttttaAGGATCTTCCTAACTCCCAGCTGAGAAAGTATCTGTTGCAATTAGCATAACCTTTCGAAACCACGCTCTTTTCCTCTCCTGTTAATATTGAATAACGGGTTTTCctatttttggtttttttcatttttctaaGTTGTAATCGATAGAATTAGAGCTTCTCTctgtttgattttttttgtttttacgTTCTATTTCAGCTCGACAAAGGAACCAGACAGAAATGTCAGTTACATTACCAAAATTCCTTACGAGAACAGCTCTTAAAGCTTCTCTATCGAGAAACCTATTAAGGCTCTCTTCTATAGCTTCCAGAAGTTTTTCTCAAACTGCAAGTCCCTACGCAGCAGCTTTTGATCGTTCTAAACCACATGTAAATATAGGTACGATTGGCCATGTTGATCACGGGAAGACAACGTTGACTGCTGCCATCACCAAGACTTTGGCTGCAAAAGGTGGTGCCAACTTCCTAGATTATGCTGCTATCGACAAGGCACCTGAAGAAAGAGCCCGTGGTATTACCATTTCCACCGCTCATGTGGAATATGAAACCGCTAAAAGACATTATTCTCATGTTGACTGTCCAGGTCACGCAGATTACATCAAGAATATGATTACAGGTGCCGCCCAAATGGACGGTGCCATTATTGTTGTGGCTGCTACTGATGGCCAAATGCCTCAAACTAGAGAACATTTGCTATTAGCCAGACAGGTCGGTGTCCAACATATAGTCGTTTTCGTCAATAAGGTGGATACTATCGATGACCCAGAAATGTTAGAATTGGTGGAGATGGAAATGAGAGAACTATTGAACGAATACGGGTTCGACGGTGACAATGCTCCAATTATCATGGGTTCTGCTCTTTGTGCTTTGGAAGGTCGTCAACCTGAAATTGGTGAACAGGCCATCATGAAGCTTTTGGATGCCGTGGACGAGTATATTCCTACACCAGAAAGAGATTTGAACAAGCCTTTCTTGATGCCTGTTGAAGATATCTTCTCCATCTCCGGTAGAGGTACCGTTGTCACTGGTCGTGTGGAAAGAGGTaatttgaagaagggtGAAGAACTAGAAATTGTCGGCCACAACACCACTCCCTTGAAGGCTATTGTTACCGGTATTGAAATGTTTAGAAAGGAATTAGACTCTGCCATGGCGGGTGATAACGCAGGTGTTTTACTAAGAGGTATCAGAAGAGATCAATTAAAGAGAGGTATGGTCTTGGCCAAACCGGGTACTGTTAAGGCCCATACCAAGATTCTAGCCTCATTATATATTCTATCTAAGGAAGAAGGTGGCAGACACTCTGGATTTGGTGAAAACTACAGGCCGCAAATGTTTATCAGAACTGCCGATGTTACAGTTGTGATGAGATTCCCCAACGAAGTGGAAGACCATTCGATGCAAGTGATGCCAGGTGACAACGTCGAAATGGAATGTGATTTGATTCACCCAACCCCATTAGAAGTTGGTCAACGTTTCAACATCAGAGAAGGTGGTAGAACTGTTGGTACCGGTCTAATAACACGTATCATCGAATAAGTCTATTGATTTACCGGAGTATATGTATCTACTTCCCGAAACTTCTATCCTCAAAATATATACTTGTTctgtttaatttttttgcgtGTAAATAATGAgatataaattttttttagctCTGCTTCCATCACGACGTCACTAATTGCCATTTTTTCGGACTCTTCATACACGAACTTGAGGCGTTcgtaaaaaaaatcaaggcTTTTTTCGACCTcgtttttgttgatttgttTACTTTCCGCCAGATTCATAcgagaaaagaaaacgaaaaatacaaaaaaacaaaacattcGCAAATCATGACAACTTGAAACTGGCAAAAGTCATCGCctagaaaatttgaaggaaaaagcTGCCGCGGTAAGGGTTCTTTCTACATGGCAGGAGCGTACTAGTATTCAACACACTATTAATTATGAACGATATGGCAAAGCCTTTACCCACTCCTCCGACTCCAGAGGTCAGGAAAAGTCGATCAAATTCACCAAGGAAAGCCCACAAAACAGGCTCAAGCCCAAACAAGAACGTTAcgaatggaaaaaaaacagctgagttaaaaaggaaaagtaCAAATGAACATGATgttgacgatgatgaatttgagTTTTTCCACGAATTTAGCCGGGAGAAAGTGAAAGGCGTCATACATTCAATTACTGCTGAgctcaaagaaaagggtCCAGATGTTGAATTTTTAATGATACCATTTAGAGAGGAACAAACGAATGATAAACTGTTGACATTACTGAATCAGCTATTCCCGTTAGGGAACGGACAACCCGTTAACGAAAGGaagcaacaaaaaatcatttcCAGGGCTGATGTTTGGACACTTTTTCAATGTTTGAAATACATATGGTGCAGACTACCGAATTCAGAAGTTATAGGCTGGAAATCGTATATGGAATTCAAGTTTAGAGAAGAGGAGAAGAAATTCCCACAAAAATCATTCTTAGAAATCATGCCTCAATGTTTGGCCTCTCCGAATCATGCATCTATCGTGTATGATTTTTTCGATCTCAttatttcaatttcatcgaATTCTAGAGTCAATAAAATGAGTGCTAggaagatttcaaagatgtgCGCAATTTGGGCATttaacaaacaaaaaccaaaatctgATGTTCAAGATTATGATTTCGAATCAGGTGCCATAAGATCATCTGCCCCCAACAACTCCATACAGGATGGACTGGACCAGTGGATCCCTGGTTCGGATGCCATATTCCATCTGCTTTTAGCATTTTTGAGGAGTTTTGTTCCTCAAGATCTCGAATCAGCGAAACTGCCGCGCGCACTAAAGAGTTTACTGTTTAATAACCAGTATCCTCCGAAGGAATCAACGGCTTATACGTCAGAAACAATCTTAACCATTCCCTTAGTGACTTTGAAAACAGACACGTTTTCCAGAAAGCCCTGGCAATTACTGGAACGCTGCAATGATCTTTTAGACTTTACTGACCATGATGCCTTCGAAGCAAGAGAAGACTATGCTTTACTAAAGTCTctattcagaaaaaaaaacactgTAGAGGGAATTAGTAGGAAAATGTCACAAGAATCAAGAAGACTAATGAAAGCCATGTCTACTAAACACTCAACATTTCAAGCAGGTTGGGCCCCTAGAAAATGCATAGAGAATATACCTCACTTAAAAGAATGCATTGAAGTTAAGAGGCTTGATATCGATGattattttatttggaCTTGGCTGTCATCTCTTTCGTTTGAACAAACgtctgaaaaaaaaaagatttttggaagatctgttattttggaatttgaatttgatggATTCAAAAAGTGGGTAGTTTTTCAAGAATGTGATATAACACTGGactataataaaaaaggccaattcaagaaaaaaaaatctgcgTTGTCACCATCGGTTGAGGACAGACATCTTCCAGATTCTGAAATAGAAAAACAACCTCTTCCCAAATCACCTATCGTCACACAAACttacaaaaattttcaggCTGAGGCACCTCAACCAAACACTGTGGAAACAGTCCCAACTCCAAATATTCAAGGAACTTATCACACAGTGATTAGTAAGGACGTGCTGggcaaaaacaaacataaTAAGAACATACACTCGTTTGAGCAAAAAATATCTAAATGGAATCCCCTAAACAATCTacgaaagaaaagtaaTAGCAGTGGCAGTAGCTCATCTTTATTTGATAACAAGGACAAGGACACTCACACGCATGAAGAGATCAAAAATATCGGTAAAAAGCataaatcaaagaaagacGAACGTGTTTTAACAGAGTTTAGCACCTTGAATCCGGCCGAATACCAACTGCCGATTATTGACACCGGCGCATCAACTTTTGAGATTGATATACCAGAACTAATGTACGAAGGCGATAATAATGAATTTGGAAAGGAGGTGCCGGCTTCATCAAGTAGCAATACTTCAAGATCGCATAAAAAGGTTACTGATTCAACAATAGAAGAACTGAATAGTATGGTTGAAGAAATGATGGTTAGTGAACCAGAGAACATCAAAACTTCCGTGACCGAAACAGAAACGTTCGAATCATTGACAAAATTTGACCAATATAAACCAGCTAGTATAACCGATGATGATTTGCAAAGTAGTCATTCAAGTGCTATTCATTCACTAAAGTTAAGTTCAAATACAAACGATTCATATACAGACAGTTCCAAAGTAAATACTGATAAAAAGATGGTAGACCCTAGAAAGATTTCAGAACAATCCATTGTCAATGACGATTCATCTTCCTATTATTCCCCAAATATTGATGGCTTGCCAACTTCAAGAATGCCAAGTCAGCCAACATTTTTGAACTCTGATCCACAGAAAACATTAGCGAACGACCCTCGCCTGGATATGTTACAAGGTAATGGTGGAAATCTCATCCAACAAAGAATGccaaaatcatcaaagcGAGCACCTGAAAGCAACTTATCTCCAATCCATCAGCATCGCCATCAGAACAGTCGCCCGGATAGGATAACTCCAGTTCAATCGCCACATAGCGCACTAATTACACCTTCGGGAGTGCAAAAAATACCTTATCCGCCAGCAAGATCTCCACAGCTTCCTTCAAACCCAGCGGGATTTAGACAGAATATGTCAAACTCCCCGGTTGGACACAAAGAGTCTGCTTCACCTGTAATAAATCAACCACCTAATGCTTACCAAGAACAATATAATCATCCTCTTCAATTACAAAAGAATCGTCATTCTCCAAACGATATTACTCCGCAAGAGTTGAAATATAGAAATCAACAAACAAAGGATTTGCCTGTTCCACAACAAATGGTGCCGGTGAAACAGACGATGTCGTATGCACCTTCTAACATACCACCACAACTACCAAGGGAACGGATGAACTCGCCTATTCAACCGCAAATGAAAAGCTATCAACAGCCTGTAAATACATACTACGTAGGCCGTTCACCACAACATCAAGTCATAGGAAATGTCTATGGAAACGGCCACTCAGGCATTGCCCAAATGCCGGATGAAAGGTGGGGCAATCCCTCGCAACAAATGGGGCCCAAAGGTATTCGCCCTAATCAGTTTCAACATCCACAACAATACGCTAATAGGTATGCTCCACAAGCCCAACCCACGCCACCAGCAGAATACTACAATGGGCCACAACCTAATATGCAAGCACCTCTTATGGTGCCACAAATAATTTCACCTCACCAGCCAGCACATTACTCAGCTGGCGGAAACAGACGCAGTTATCCACACAGCATGAATCAAGCTAATTATGCTGCACCTGCTCAGCCTACAGGAGCTCCTAACAGTGAGTTTTACTTGCCAGAAGCTCCCCAAGGAAGCAGACTACATGGTGGGAATATTAACAAGAgacaagagagaaaaaaattatatgaTAACATCAGAAGCGGTAACTTTGGCATATAAAAGTATTATCTCAACCAATCATCTTAGTGATATCCCAGTAAATATGGGTTTTTCAGgttatgtatatatatatattaatcACAAATATTTCGGACAGTAATATGCATTCAATTTTGTAATCCGTTTTCCTTGCGCCTATAGATGCACACGGGATCCGATGTATTCGAGGCGGACATGCAGTACAGTATCTGAACTTGCCCATCTTAAAATATACTATAAAAACCCTTCTTGGGCTCTCGCTACCTCCGTCAATCCTCATAAGAGTGTATACACATTTTATACTTTTCTCTGaatcaaatcttcaatttACGATCGACGGGTAAGCAGTTCTCAAAGTTGACAGTGATATTGAAGATATCGTCAAGATTAAAGTACAATTGCATCATAAACCCTGTATTAATTAAAAACATTAGATAAACCTATAGGTCCTTAACGAGTAAGTTATGTCGCAAGAAAGCAGCGCTTTATCTGAATCTCAGGAACAGCTTGACAACAACTCTAAAATAGAGAACGGAGAGGCAGCCTCCAATAGCCCCAGAGACAATAGTAAACCTGTGCTTCCTTGGGATCATGAAAGCAAAGCGGTAGAAATCAAGAGTTTCAGTGGTTATAAAGTAGAGTTGACCGGCTGGATAAGGAGGGATATAAGGCAGGAACGTCAAAAGCAACCAGTATCAGAGTCAGAATCTAATGCATCTGATATAAAAGAACCGGAGGACAAAAGCATGGAACATAAAGAACCAGAGAAGGATGAacgtgaaaagaaagaggtCAAGGAGGGAAGGATAGACGGCTCGGAGTCGTGATGTGGTGTCAACAGCTTCATGCGGTACTCACGGACCTATATTGTGGTTTGAATTCATACCGTAAACCCCTCACATATTGGTCGCATCAACTAACCAAATTTGGAAAGCAAACCAAGTAAGACAATGCACGCATAAatgtataaataaatatacgTATAACTCAAGCTCATATAGACGAAAGGGCCTTATCCCCTCCGATAATCATAAGCAAAATCGGTACGAAGGCTTTCGTCCTTTTCCAAAGGAACAAACGTCAAGCAAAAATAAGTTCCAAAATAGGCGGGGTTGTATGCTAATGTACCGATGCCTACTCAGATCGAATTTCTTGTACTGTTGTAATAGCAATTGAAGTTGGATGAGACTATCCTATAATAAGATTCGAAATGCAATCTAATGACCCTAAAATATCACTCCGTGCGGCACCGACATACGGCAATGCTTGGATATAACCATTTTGAGCTCACAACGCTGCTCAACTCGTATGCTTGGCGGACTAAAATTATGACATTTATATTTGTCTTCACACCGCTGCTAGATTTATCAAAATCACAAAGCAACGACACTAAAAAAAACGGCGCGTCAGAAAATATTTACCACTGCCAATTATGTTTTGCGCCTTTGTGTAATTATTTCTTGTATTAAGAATTGTAGATTCCGCTATCGTTCTTTCTGTAAAATATCTCTCTGTATAAGTtattacattttttatcttttattatcaaacTTGGTTTTGCAGACATTATTCAACTAACAAAAGTTCCTattgagaaaaaattatctgTTCAAAGTAGGCTATTGATCTCAAAAGACGGTTGTCAAGAATTAAAACCAAATGGTTTCGTTTACAAGGTTAACCACACTAGCGCTGGGCTTTACAAAATTAGTGAATTGCAATCCAGTGTCTCCTAAAAATAATGACTCTTTGCGGTTCatttataaagaaagagcaaATGTATACTCCGACGCCAACAGCCAATCCATTCGTGAAAAAATTCGTGGAGTTAATTTGGGTGGGTGGCTGGTATTGGAGCCATATATTACACCGTCTTTATTTGAAGCTTTCCGCACAAACCCGCATAATGATAACGGTATCCCTGTTGATGAGTACCGCTTTTGTCAGAGTTTAGGTTACGAAAAGGCAAAAGAACGTCTGTATAACCACTGGTCAACGTTTTACAAGGAGGAAgattttgcaaaaattgCTTCTCAAGGCTTCAATTTGGTTAGGATTCCTGTTGGATATTGGGCCTTTACAACACTAAGTCATGATCCATACGTTACCGGAGAacaagaatattttttggacAAGGCTGTCGATTGGGCCAGGAAATATGGCTTAAAAGTTTGGATTGATCTGCATGGAGCTGCTGGCTCCCAAAACGGATTTGATAACTCAGGGTTGAGAGATTCATATAAGTTCTTAGATGATGAATATTTAAGCGCCACTATGAAAGCTTTGACCTATATTTTAAGCAAATATTCCACTGACATATATCTAGACACTGTTATTGGGATTGAACTACTGAATGAACCTCTTGGCCCTGTTTtcgatttggaaaaattgaagaaccTCTTTTTGAAACCAGCTTATGACTACCtaagaaataaaattatGAGTAAGCAAATCATAGTTATACATGACGCTTTTCAGCCTTACAATTACTGGGATGATTTTTTAAATAGTGACAAAGAAGAGTATGGCGTCATAATAgatcatcatcat from Saccharomyces eubayanus strain FM1318 chromosome VIII, whole genome shotgun sequence includes the following:
- the TUF1 gene encoding translation elongation factor Tu, whose protein sequence is MSVTLPKFLTRTALKASLSRNLLRLSSIASRSFSQTASPYAAAFDRSKPHVNIGTIGHVDHGKTTLTAAITKTLAAKGGANFLDYAAIDKAPEERARGITISTAHVEYETAKRHYSHVDCPGHADYIKNMITGAAQMDGAIIVVAATDGQMPQTREHLLLARQVGVQHIVVFVNKVDTIDDPEMLELVEMEMRELLNEYGFDGDNAPIIMGSALCALEGRQPEIGEQAIMKLLDAVDEYIPTPERDLNKPFLMPVEDIFSISGRGTVVTGRVERGNLKKGEELEIVGHNTTPLKAIVTGIEMFRKELDSAMAGDNAGVLLRGIRRDQLKRGMVLAKPGTVKAHTKILASLYILSKEEGGRHSGFGENYRPQMFIRTADVTVVMRFPNEVEDHSMQVMPGDNVEMECDLIHPTPLEVGQRFNIREGGRTVGTGLITRIIE
- the IES4 gene encoding Ies4p, producing MSQESSALSESQEQLDNNSKIENGEAASNSPRDNSKPVLPWDHESKAVEIKSFSGYKVELTGWIRRDIRQERQKQPVSESESNASDIKEPEDKSMEHKEPEKDEREKKEVKEGRIDGSES
- the SPR1 gene encoding glucan 1,3-beta-glucosidase, producing the protein MVSFTRLTTLALGFTKLVNCNPVSPKNNDSLRFIYKERANVYSDANSQSIREKIRGVNLGGWLVLEPYITPSLFEAFRTNPHNDNGIPVDEYRFCQSLGYEKAKERLYNHWSTFYKEEDFAKIASQGFNLVRIPVGYWAFTTLSHDPYVTGEQEYFLDKAVDWARKYGLKVWIDLHGAAGSQNGFDNSGLRDSYKFLDDEYLSATMKALTYILSKYSTDIYLDTVIGIELLNEPLGPVFDLEKLKNLFLKPAYDYLRNKIMSKQIIVIHDAFQPYNYWDDFLNSDKEEYGVIIDHHHYQVFSPIELARNMDERIKIACQWGIGTLSERHWSVAGEFSAALTDCTKWLNGVGFGARYDGTWAKGNEKSYHIGSCVNNENVGLWSEERRQNTRKFVEAQLDAFEMTGGWIMWCYKTENSIEWDVEKLIQHNLFPQPISDRKHPNQCR